In Populus nigra chromosome 10, ddPopNigr1.1, whole genome shotgun sequence, the following proteins share a genomic window:
- the LOC133704646 gene encoding phosphoglucan phosphatase DSP4, amyloplastic-like isoform X1, translated as MNCRHCLPRSSSALPLQGFNFYQRRPSSPSLFSLNMAGTKNSSDLRLRVAVKAIPSSPSSAETSGADAEEEEEKSEIYSHNMTEAMGAVLTYRHELGMNYNFIRPDLIVGSCLQTPEDVDKLRKIGVKTIFCLQQDPDLEYFGVDISAIQDYAKACGDIQHLRAQIRDFDAFDLRKRIPAVVSKLYKAINRNGGVAYIHCTAGLGRAPAVAMAYMFWFQGYKLSDACDLLLSKRPCFPNLDAIKNSTADILTGLRKKLVTLKWKDDKCCTVEISGLDIGWGQRIPLELDEEQGFWILKRELLEGRYEYKYIVDGEWTINKHELVTTQNKDGHVNNYVQVLDDDTDSANAALQKSLTGDDPNLTGDERLRIRRFLEALPEDEG; from the exons ATGAACTGTCGTCACTGTCTCCCAAG ATCATCCTCTGCCTTGCCTTTGCAAGGCTTCAATTTTTACCAAAGAAGACCATCTTCACCATCATTATTCTCTCTTAACATGGCT GGAACCAAGAATTCTAGTGATTTGCGGTTACGTGTAGCTGTGAAG GCAATTCCCAGCTCACCATCCAGTGCTGAGACGAGCGGTGCTGATGctgaggaagaagaggagaaatCTGAGATATACAGTCATAACATGACTGAAGCTATGGGGGCTG tTTTGACCTATAGGCACGAACTAGGAATGAACTATAACTTCATTCGTCCAGATTTGATTGTCGGATCATGCCTACAG ACTCCTGAAGATGTTGACAAGCTTCGAAAAATTGGAGTCAAAACCATATTTTGCTTACAGCAAGATCCAGACTTGGA ATATTTCGGGGTAGATATTAGTGCCATTCAAGACTATGCCAAGGCATGTGGTGACATTCAGCATTTGCGGGCACAGATAAG GGATTTTGATGCATTTGACTTACGGAAAAGGATTCCAGCTGTCGTCAGCAAATTATACAAAGCCATAAATCGAAATGGAGGTGTGGCATATATACATTGCACTGCCGGACTGGGCAGAGCACCTGCTGTTGCG ATGGCATACATGTTCTGGTTTCAGGGCTACAAGCTCAGTGATGCCTGTGATTTGCTCctg AGCAAACGCCCGTGCTTCCCAAATCTGGATGCTATCAAAAATTCAACCGCAGATATA CTTACAGGCCTTAGAAAGAAGCTTGTCACTTTGAAATGGAAAGATGACAAGTGTTGCACAGTGGAAATTTCTGGGCTTGACATTGGATGGGGCCAG AGGATACCCTTAGAATTAGATGAGGAGCAGGGTTTTTGGATTCTCAAGAGAGAATTGCTG GAGGGACGCTATGAATACAAGTACATTGTTGATGGTGAGTGGACCATCAACAAACATGAGCTAGTTACCACTCAGAACAAAGATGGCCATGTCAACAATTATGTTCAG GTTCTTGATGATGATACAGACAGTGCTAACGCTGCACTACAGAAGAGTTTAACCGGTGATGATCCAAATCTAACCGGAGACGAACGGTTGAGAATTAGAAGGTTTCTGGAAGCTCTTCCTGAAGATGAAGGGTGA
- the LOC133704646 gene encoding phosphoglucan phosphatase DSP4, amyloplastic-like isoform X2 gives MNQEAGIDSCCTFCCAIPSSPSSAETSGADAEEEEEKSEIYSHNMTEAMGAVLTYRHELGMNYNFIRPDLIVGSCLQTPEDVDKLRKIGVKTIFCLQQDPDLEYFGVDISAIQDYAKACGDIQHLRAQIRDFDAFDLRKRIPAVVSKLYKAINRNGGVAYIHCTAGLGRAPAVAMAYMFWFQGYKLSDACDLLLSKRPCFPNLDAIKNSTADILTGLRKKLVTLKWKDDKCCTVEISGLDIGWGQRIPLELDEEQGFWILKRELLEGRYEYKYIVDGEWTINKHELVTTQNKDGHVNNYVQVLDDDTDSANAALQKSLTGDDPNLTGDERLRIRRFLEALPEDEG, from the exons ATGAATCAAGAGGCGGGAATTGATTCGTGTTGCACCTTTTGCTGT GCAATTCCCAGCTCACCATCCAGTGCTGAGACGAGCGGTGCTGATGctgaggaagaagaggagaaatCTGAGATATACAGTCATAACATGACTGAAGCTATGGGGGCTG tTTTGACCTATAGGCACGAACTAGGAATGAACTATAACTTCATTCGTCCAGATTTGATTGTCGGATCATGCCTACAG ACTCCTGAAGATGTTGACAAGCTTCGAAAAATTGGAGTCAAAACCATATTTTGCTTACAGCAAGATCCAGACTTGGA ATATTTCGGGGTAGATATTAGTGCCATTCAAGACTATGCCAAGGCATGTGGTGACATTCAGCATTTGCGGGCACAGATAAG GGATTTTGATGCATTTGACTTACGGAAAAGGATTCCAGCTGTCGTCAGCAAATTATACAAAGCCATAAATCGAAATGGAGGTGTGGCATATATACATTGCACTGCCGGACTGGGCAGAGCACCTGCTGTTGCG ATGGCATACATGTTCTGGTTTCAGGGCTACAAGCTCAGTGATGCCTGTGATTTGCTCctg AGCAAACGCCCGTGCTTCCCAAATCTGGATGCTATCAAAAATTCAACCGCAGATATA CTTACAGGCCTTAGAAAGAAGCTTGTCACTTTGAAATGGAAAGATGACAAGTGTTGCACAGTGGAAATTTCTGGGCTTGACATTGGATGGGGCCAG AGGATACCCTTAGAATTAGATGAGGAGCAGGGTTTTTGGATTCTCAAGAGAGAATTGCTG GAGGGACGCTATGAATACAAGTACATTGTTGATGGTGAGTGGACCATCAACAAACATGAGCTAGTTACCACTCAGAACAAAGATGGCCATGTCAACAATTATGTTCAG GTTCTTGATGATGATACAGACAGTGCTAACGCTGCACTACAGAAGAGTTTAACCGGTGATGATCCAAATCTAACCGGAGACGAACGGTTGAGAATTAGAAGGTTTCTGGAAGCTCTTCCTGAAGATGAAGGGTGA
- the LOC133704625 gene encoding SEC12-like protein 1, with product MESGQGTVTCGSWIRRPENLNLAVLGRSSKKKNSASPSVLEIFSFDTETTSLSTSPQVTYVFEETEGELVTIAVHPSGDDLVCSSTKGGCKLFELQCQETNLKLLAKDLPPLQDVGPQACMAFSVDGSKFATGGVDGRLRILEWPSLRIILDEPKAHKSVRDMDFSLDSEFLASTSTDGSARIWKAEDGSPVVSLTRNSDEKIELCRFSKDGTKPFLFCAVQKGDKAVTAVYDISTWNKIGYKRLLRKPASIMSISLDGKYLALGSKDGDVCVAEVKKMEVSHLSKRLHLGTCITSLEFCPSQRVVLTTSDEWGAVVTKLNVPADWKEWQIYLLLVVLFLASAVAFYIFFQKSDSFWNVPPGRDQPGKQFEILDPQYSEDAFGPVDM from the exons ATGGAGTCAGGACAGGGAACTGTGACATGCGGGTCATGGATCCGGAGACCCGAGAACTTGAATCTTGCTGTGCTTGGCAGGTCATCGAAGAAGAAAAATTCTGCCTCTCCTTCTGTTCTCGAGATCTTCTCTTTTGACACCGAGACAACTTCTCTCTCAACCTCTCCTCAG GTAACTTATGTGTTTGAAGAAACAGAAGGTGAACTGGTGACAATTGCAGTGCATCCAAGTGGAGATGATCTTGTGTGTTCTTCAACTAAAGGTGGATGCAA ATTGTTTGAGTTGCAGTGTcaagaaacaaatttaaagttgCTAGCCAAAGATTTACCTCCTCTCCAAGATGTTGGTCCACAGGCATGCATGGCTTTCAGTGTTGATGGGTCTAAGTTTGCCACTGGTGGGGTG GATGGGCGTTTAAGAATTTTGGAGTGGCCAAGTTTGCGCATCATTTTGGATGAACCAAAAGCACACAAATCTGTCAGGGATATGGATTTTAG CCTGGATTCAGAGTTCCTAGCGTCAACATCTACTGATGGTTCAGCAAGAATATGGAAAGCAGAAGATGGTTCACCTGTGGTTTCTTTGACTCGCAACTCA gatgaaaagattgaattgtgCCGCTTCTCCAAGGATGGGAcaaaaccatttttattttgtgctGTGCAGAAAG GTGATAAAGCTGTCACTGCAGTTTATGACATAAGTACATGGAATAAAATTGGGTATAAGAGGCTACTTAGAAAGCCTGCTTCCATCATGTCTATCAGCCTGGACGGGAAATATCTTGCTTT AGGAAGCAAGGATGGAGACGTGTGTGTAGCGGAAGTTAAGAAAATGGAGGTTTCCCACTTGAGTAAGAGGCTGCACCTGGGTACTTGTATCACGTCACTAGAGTTCTGTCCCAGTCAAAG GGTTGTGCTCACTACTTCCGATGAATGGGGAGCAGTGGTGACTAAGTTGAATGTTCCTGCAGATTGGAAAG AGTGGCAGATATATTTACTGCTAGTAGTACTATTTTTGGCATCTGCTGTTgcattttacattttctttcagaaGTCTGATTCATTTTGGAACGTTCCACCTGGAAGAGATCAACCTGGGAAACAGTTCGAAATTTTAGATCCACAGTACTCTGAAGATGCATTTGGGCCTGTAGATATGTGA
- the LOC133704322 gene encoding probable U3 small nucleolar RNA-associated protein 7, whose protein sequence is MGAKQENGDPENILPPIEQELSHELDTKVKKYLRGEGANLEVLKDKKLKGQLSVREDLYGISAKAAAKAEKWLMPSKGGYLEAEGIEKTWRIKQDAINREVDISSAKNQYDIVLPDFGPYTLDFTSSGRYMAAAGRKGHLAVVDMKNMSLIKEMQVRETVRDIVFLHNELFFAAAQKKYPYIYNRDGVELHCLKEHGAVTRLQFLKNHFLLVSINKFGQLRYQDVTMGEMISNFRTGLGRTDVMLANPLNGVVALGHSGGTVSMWKPTSAVPLVKMLCHPGPITAMAFHPNGNLMATSGKEKKIKIWDLRKFEVLQIIPGHAKTLDFSQKGLLAAGTGSYVQILGDFSGSRIYSRYMGHSIVKGYQIGKVAFRPYEDVLGIGHSMGWSSILIPGSGEPNFDTWLANPFETSKQRREKEIHSLLDKLPPETIMLDPSKIGTVKSAKKKDKPTKKEKEAEMEAVVEAAKGTAIRKKTKGKNKPSKIAVKKKKIVERAKRPFLEKQMEEENVAKKQKISEEISLPTALQRFARKKATA, encoded by the exons ATGGGTGCGAAACAAGAAAATGGTGATCCTGAGAATATTTTACCTCCTATTGAGCAG GAATTGTCTCACGAGTTGGATACGAAAGTAAAGAAGTATCTTAGAGGAGAAGGGGCTAATTTGGAG gttttaaaagacaaaaagcTTAAGGGTCAACTTTCTGTTAGGGAAGATTTATATGGAATATCTGCAAAAGCTGCTGCCAAGGCTGAAAAG TGGCTTATGCCAAGCAAGGGAGGCTATCTGGAGGCTGAGGGTATAGAGAAGACGTGGAGGATCAAACAGGACGCAATCAATCGTGAAGTTGATATCTCAAGCGCAAAGAATCAATATGATATAGTCTTGCCAG ATTTTGGTCCATACACTCTGGATTTCACCTCAAGTGGTCGATACATGGCAGCTGCTGGTCGCAAGGGCCACTTGGCGGTTGTTGACATGAAGAACATGAGCTTAATAAAAGAGATGCAG gTTAGAGAAACAGTGCGAGATATCGTGTTTTTGCACAATGAGCTGTTCTTTGCTGCTGCCCAGAAAAA GTACCCGTACATTTATAACAGAGATGGTGTCGAACTTCATTGTTTAAAG GAACATGGTGCGGTGACAAGGCTTCAGTTTTTGAAAAACCACTTTCTTTTGGTGTCAATAAACAAATTTGGGCAGCTGCGATACCAAGATGTTACAATGGGTGAGATGATAAGCAATTTCCGGACAGGTTTAGGCCGTACTGATGTGATGCTGGCCAACCCTCTCAACGGGGTTGTTGCTTTGGGTCATTCAGGTGGTACAGTAAGCATGTGGAAGCCCACCAGTGCGGTTCCCCTTGTCAAGATGCTGTGTCATCCTGGACCTATCACAGCAATGGCATTTCATCCTAATGGCAATCTCATGGCCACttctggaaaagaaaagaaaattaagatttGGGACTTGAGGAAATTCGAGGTTCTCCAAATTATACCAGGCCATGCAAAAACCTTAGACTTCAGTCAAAAAGGTTTACTAGCTGCTGGAACTGGATCGTATGTTCAGATTCTAGGAGATTTCTCAGGATCACGGATCTATAGCAGATATATGGGACATTCCATTGTGAAAGGTTACCAGATAGGGAAAGTGGCATTTCGACCATATGAAGATGTTCTAGGTATAGGGCACTCCATGGGATGGTCTTCAATTCTTATCCCAGGTTCAGGGGAACCAAACTTCGACACATGGTTAGCAAACCCATTTGAAACATCTAAACAACGAAGAGAGAAGGAAATCCACTCTCTTCTTGACAAGCTCCCACCCGAGACCATCATGCTGGACCCTTCAAAGATCGGTACAGTGAAGTCGGCAAAGAAGAAAGATAAACCAacaaagaaggagaaggaggCGGAGATGGAAGCTGTCGTTGAAGCAGCAAAGGGAACTGCCATTAGGAAGAAAACAAAGGGGAAAAATAAGCCAAGCAAAATAGcggtaaagaaaaagaagattgttGAAAGAGCCAAGAGACCTTTCTTGGAGAAACAAATGGAGGAAGAAAACGTGGCTAAGAAGCAGAAAATCAGTGAGGAAATTTCATTACCTACGGCTTTGCAAAGATTTGCCCGTAAGAAAGCAACGGCATGA